AAATACCACCAGATGTAATACCAATTTTAAAGCCTCAGCTGTGCGAAAAACTAATCATTTTCATTGGCAAGTTTGTGGTTGAAAAAGCTAAACCTGGATACAAGGTGGTGCAAAACCCATATATGCTGAGGCTGAACAGAAGGACTACCATTGCCAAATCAAATGCTCATGATCTGGAATTTCCAAAATACACATTCTCATTGACTCCAATTGAAATATTGCCACAATTTGTTAAAAATAAAGAACGATTCCTAGGTATATTCTCTACTCAACATCAATAACCCTTTtacaattattttttttctgcaAATGTATGCAACTAAAATTTGCTGATGTATAAACATTATTTCAGATGTACTTGGAAAAATCACCGCTGTCTCAAATCCTGCAGTAGTGCGTAACACTGTAGGAGACATCATGATGAGAAGAATAATAAAGCTGCAGGACCTAAGGTATATCTTCAGTCCATAATATTTGATATCTAATATTTCCATCCCAAATATGATCACTAATAATACAAGTATCAAACAACTTTAAGCAGGGGAAATACAATAGATTTGTCTCTATCAGGTATGCAGGTTCTAGAGTTTGATGGTGATGCTGTCCTTAAAATTGGAGAAAAGAACCATATAATTGCTATCTTTGTTGGCACCTTAATGAAACAATATAAAGATGGAACACAATTTCTAAGTGGAACATCAGCTTGTTGCTGGTATATCAACGAGAATGACGTACCTGCAATAAAAGCTTTTCAGAGAAGGCACACACTTTTCCTACAACTACTATTACATGTCCTTGGACTTCTATACATACATTTAATTGCTTTCTTCAAGCTGACCAGACATCGGCATGGATAAAAGATAGGAAAAAATGTTCAGTTATAGCATGCAAAGACAGCTATTAAAAATTAAATTCTAGCATGCAGTTCAAACCTAACAGGCGAGAATGCTAAAATGTGCTAACCAATATTTGTTAGGATTTGGAACCCGTGCTAACACATCATGTGAGCACCTCCTAAAGTGTTTCTACTCTATGCATAAATGTTATGTCTAAAATATATAAATACGCTTTGCACACATAATATATCCATATGATCATATTTGTTTATCTTTCAGCTTACCGCTGGACGCAACAGCTGTTGAAAAAATTGATTTACCAAATGAAGATCAGACTCATGTAGCTTTTGAAGAAAAGAATCTGTTACAGCTGAACGACATAGATCCTTTTACTCAAAAGGTATATATTGACAACTTCATTGCCATGTACTGTTTGCATCTTTTATATCATATCCAGGCTTCAAAAATGGGTAGTGCAAAAGGGTTGGCAGAATTTAAAAGCAACCAGAATTGTTCATCCCTCTATAGCAGCCAGCAATCCGGCAATGATTACTAG
This sequence is a window from Panicum virgatum strain AP13 chromosome 7K, P.virgatum_v5, whole genome shotgun sequence. Protein-coding genes within it:
- the LOC120642306 gene encoding uncharacterized protein LOC120642306, coding for MIPMQGELTTISDLRLSTTNAVLHVRVSRMWEFREGGNEKGNIKHLDLVLIDQKGDAIYAEIPPDVIPILKPQLCEKLIIFIGKFVVEKAKPGYKVVQNPYMLRLNRRTTIAKSNAHDLEFPKYTFSLTPIEILPQFVKNKERFLDVLGKITAVSNPAVVRNTVGDIMMRRIIKLQDLRYAGSRV